The following nucleotide sequence is from Thermoproteales archaeon.
AACTCCCTTGAAGTACTGGAGAGTTTTGGGTCGAAATGTGATATACTATCCATTACTAACTAGGAGAATCGTTACGTTAATTAGGATTCTGTTATCACTTTACTGATTTTTACTCAATTTTTTAAAGAGTATAGCTATGAATTACTAGTGTGGGAAAACATGAGAACCGTTAAAAAGGCCGTGATCACCGCTGGCGGGCTTGGAACCAGGCTTCTGCCAAGTTCAAAGGAGATACCCAAAGAAATGTTCCCCATCTACGACTTGGATCACAACGGGAACATATGCCTGAAGCCTGTAGTGCATAAGATATTCGAGAACATATATGATATAGGTATAAGGCAGTTCTGTTTCATTGTTGGACGTGGTAAGCGGTCGATAGAGGATCATTTCACGCCTGACAAGCTTTTTGCAAAACTAATTAGAGAGAAAGGATTGGATGAGAAATATGTTGACCTGCGCATGTTTTACGACAAGATACTAGAGTCGAGGATATTTTTCATTAATCAGCCCGAGCCTAAGGGATTTGGAGACGCCGTTCTACGGGCTGAAGGTTTTGTAGGTGATGATCCGTTTCTCCTTCATGCTGGAGACGATTTAGTGCTAAGTGATAATACCTCACATCTAAGAAACCTGATAAACACCTTTAATGAGCTTCGAGGAGACGTTACCCTTTTAGTAGAATGGGTCGAGGATCCTAGATCATACGGTGTGATTTTGCCTAGGAAGATTCAAGGCTACAGTCACATTTTCAAAATTGAGGATATTGTTGAAAAACCTAAAAAGCCGCCTTCCAACTATGCGGTAGTAGGGATTTACATCTTAAACAAGAAAATATTTGAAACCCTGAAAGATATTGGGCCAGACTCTAAAGGAGAGCTTCAGCTTACTACTGCTATTAGACAGATCATAAAAAGCGGGGGTGAAGGCTATGCGGTTATGCTGGATGAGGGTGAGAGCCGTCTCGATGTAGGGAATCCTTTTAACTATTATAAAGCGCTAAATGAGAGCTTTAAGTTTTGTTTAAGTCGATCGAGTCGAAAATAAGAATGTTCAGTTTCTTCCTATGGCCTTTATTGTAATTCCTTTCTGCGCAAATAACTCAACGTCGTAGATTCGCCGGCCATCTATTACAAAGGGTTGTTTCATGAGTTCTATGAAGTCTTCGGGTTTTAGGGTTTTGAATTCTTCCCATTCGGTGACGATAATTGCGCAGTCTGCGTTTCTTATACATTCACGGGAATTACTAGCATATTTGATTGAGTCTCCAAAGACCTTTCTTACCTTATCCATAGCTTTAGGGTCGTAGACAACTACACTAGCACCTTCGTGTATTAATTTGTTTATAATCTTGAGGGATACGGCGTTGCGTATGTCGTCGGTGTTCGGTTTAAAAGCTAAGCCTAAAATAGCTATTTTCTTGTTCTTCAGCTCTCCCAGCGTTTTTCTGCATATTTCTACGGCTTTAAATGGTTGCTTCTCATTTACCTCATCAACAGCTTCTAAGAGAATTGGTTCGTAACCTCTTTCACGTGCGAACGCGATTATTGCTTTGACATCTTTGGGGAAGCAGGAGCCGCCATAGCCTAAGCCAGCTCTTAGGAATCGAGGGCTTATTCTGGGGTCTAATCCTAATGCGCGGCTTACTTCTACTACGTCACAGCCTGGCACTAGTTCACAAATGTTGGCTATAGTGTTTATGAAGCTTATCTTGGTTGCTAGGAAGGCATTGTTAGCATATTTTATAAGTTCGGCATTTTCCAGCGTTGTTCTCAAGACTTTAATTTTGTCGATTTTTTCGCCGTATATTTTTCTATAGAATTTTTCCAATAAGTCTCCTGATTTTTTATCATATTCCCCGATGATTATGCGCGAGGGGGTTTCGATGTCTTTTAATGCTTCACCTTCTTTCAGGAATTCGGGGTTCATTGCTAGGCCGAATTCTTTCCCGATTTTTAGGCCGGATTTTTCTGCAATCTTTTGCCCTACCAGGTTTCTAGTCGTACCGGGGACAACAGTGCTTCTTACAACTACAAGCTTATAGTTCCTATTTTTTCCAAATATGTTTCCTAGTTCTTCAGCCACACTTTTGACGAAGCGCAGGTCTATCGAGCCATCTTTTTTGCTGGGCGTGCCTACGCATATAAAAATAATATCGGAGTTTTCGATGGCGTCTCTAAGAGAGTGTGTAACATGCAATAGACCGGCTTTTAAGGTTTTAAGAAGGATTTCATTTACGCCGGGTTCGCC
It contains:
- a CDS encoding UDP-glucose/GDP-mannose dehydrogenase family protein, yielding MPVSIIGLGYVGLTMAVFLAKHGVEVYGVEKDRKKIEKISRGVSPIGEPGVNEILLKTLKAGLLHVTHSLRDAIENSDIIFICVGTPSKKDGSIDLRFVKSVAEELGNIFGKNRNYKLVVVRSTVVPGTTRNLVGQKIAEKSGLKIGKEFGLAMNPEFLKEGEALKDIETPSRIIIGEYDKKSGDLLEKFYRKIYGEKIDKIKVLRTTLENAELIKYANNAFLATKISFINTIANICELVPGCDVVEVSRALGLDPRISPRFLRAGLGYGGSCFPKDVKAIIAFARERGYEPILLEAVDEVNEKQPFKAVEICRKTLGELKNKKIAILGLAFKPNTDDIRNAVSLKIINKLIHEGASVVVYDPKAMDKVRKVFGDSIKYASNSRECIRNADCAIIVTEWEEFKTLKPEDFIELMKQPFVIDGRRIYDVELFAQKGITIKAIGRN